The following are encoded in a window of Thermoanaerobacter ethanolicus JW 200 genomic DNA:
- the minC gene encoding septum site-determining protein MinC, which produces MIKEAIKIQGTKEGLVIVLEEDVDIEILKEKIVNRIEKSLKFFEGATLTVRVKSLNVKEEKLQELKDFIFDKYGIEVRVKNFQEKHIKNVTDDEIFNGLEEGITKFHKGTVRSGQVVKYHGNLVIIGDVNPGGLVQAAGNIVVMGTLRGIAHAGFTGNKEAVIVASSLRAMQLRIANVISRAPDKDDASDYPEIAVVKKGKIIVKPLYHLNDLW; this is translated from the coding sequence ATGATAAAAGAAGCAATAAAAATTCAAGGGACAAAAGAAGGGCTGGTAATTGTATTAGAAGAGGATGTAGATATTGAAATACTAAAAGAGAAAATAGTGAATAGAATTGAGAAATCTCTTAAATTTTTTGAGGGTGCAACTCTTACTGTGAGAGTAAAAAGTTTAAACGTCAAAGAAGAGAAATTACAAGAATTAAAAGACTTTATTTTTGATAAATACGGCATTGAGGTGCGGGTAAAAAATTTTCAAGAAAAACATATAAAAAATGTGACAGATGACGAAATATTTAATGGGTTAGAAGAGGGGATAACAAAATTTCATAAAGGTACTGTTAGGTCAGGACAGGTTGTGAAATACCATGGTAATCTTGTAATAATTGGGGATGTGAATCCTGGAGGATTAGTACAAGCTGCCGGTAATATAGTTGTTATGGGGACGTTGAGGGGAATAGCTCATGCGGGATTTACTGGCAATAAGGAGGCTGTAATTGTAGCTTCTTCCTTAAGAGCAATGCAGCTTAGAATAGCTAATGTTATCTCCAGGGCTCCAGATAAAGATGATGCCAGTGATTATCCCGAAATTGCAGTTGTTAAAAAAGGTAAAATTATTGTAAAACCTCTTTACCATCTCAATGATTTATGGTAA
- the minD gene encoding septum site-determining protein MinD, with translation MSEAIVITSGKGGVGKTTSTANIGTYLAMKGYKVALVDTDIGLRNLDVVMGLENRIVYDIVDVVEGQCRLKQALIKDKRFDGLYLLPAAQTRDKSAVTPEQMQKLIGDLKEEFDYILVDCPAGIEQGFRNAIAGADRAIVITTPEVSAVRDADRIIGLLEAAELHNPKLVINRIKMDMVKRGDMMDIEDIIDILAIDLLGVIPDDENIIISSNKGEPIVMDERSLAGQAYRNLVERLLGNNVPLINLDIGNGFMDRLKKLFKLA, from the coding sequence ATGAGCGAAGCAATAGTTATAACTTCTGGAAAAGGTGGAGTTGGGAAAACTACTTCTACTGCAAATATTGGTACATACCTTGCTATGAAAGGTTATAAAGTTGCTTTAGTCGATACTGATATAGGTTTAAGAAATCTTGATGTAGTGATGGGATTGGAAAATAGAATTGTGTATGATATTGTTGATGTAGTAGAGGGGCAGTGCAGATTAAAGCAAGCTTTGATAAAGGACAAAAGGTTTGATGGGCTATATCTTTTACCTGCCGCTCAAACAAGAGATAAATCTGCTGTTACTCCAGAGCAAATGCAAAAATTAATAGGAGATTTGAAAGAGGAATTTGACTATATATTAGTAGATTGTCCTGCAGGTATTGAACAAGGATTTAGAAATGCAATTGCAGGTGCTGATAGAGCAATTGTCATAACTACTCCAGAAGTTTCAGCGGTTAGAGATGCTGATAGGATTATAGGACTTTTAGAGGCTGCGGAACTTCACAATCCTAAGTTAGTTATAAACAGGATTAAGATGGATATGGTCAAAAGAGGAGATATGATGGATATTGAAGATATTATAGATATTTTAGCTATTGACCTTTTAGGTGTCATTCCTGATGATGAAAATATAATTATTTCTTCCAATAAAGGTGAACCGATTGTTATGGATGAGAGGTCATTAGCAGGACAAGCCTATAGAAATTTGGTGGAAAGACTTTTAGGGAATAATGTGCCTTTAATTAACCTTGATATAGGAAATGGATTTATGGATAGACTCAAAAAGCTTTTTAAGCTGGCTTAG
- the minE gene encoding cell division topological specificity factor MinE, with the protein MDLFKSFGGKNNSKDIAKERLQLLLVHDRADVSPKFLEMIKEDILNVISNYVDIDEAGLNVEITKEKRSDNTYMPALHANIPIKKMKQVIR; encoded by the coding sequence GTGGATTTATTTAAATCTTTTGGAGGAAAAAACAACAGTAAAGATATAGCAAAAGAAAGGTTACAACTTTTATTGGTCCATGATAGGGCGGACGTTTCTCCTAAATTTTTGGAAATGATAAAAGAAGACATATTAAACGTTATTTCTAATTACGTGGATATTGATGAAGCAGGACTAAATGTAGAAATTACAAAAGAAAAAAGAAGTGATAATACCTATATGCCTGCTCTTCATGCGAATATTCCTATAAAGAAAATGAAACAGGTGATAAGATAA